One window of the Shewanella cyperi genome contains the following:
- a CDS encoding TRAP transporter small permease, with amino-acid sequence MISRILGYFEEGFLNLLITLMTLLVFGEVIARFFFNTGFLWIEELTLTICGWFVLFGMSYGVKVGAHIGVDAFVRTLSPGPRKITAVIAALVCLVYCGMFLVGSWDYLGQMYQIGVPMEDIDFPHWLIAKMDPDFTWDTLRIDPEDPAVPLWISQSILLLGFSMLTWRFIELFIAILRNQSVGFSFHDEAKESMHLIDADTDKKDNEAQP; translated from the coding sequence GTGATATCTCGTATTTTGGGTTATTTTGAAGAAGGGTTTCTGAACCTGCTGATCACCCTCATGACCTTGTTGGTGTTCGGCGAAGTTATCGCCCGTTTTTTCTTCAATACCGGTTTCCTGTGGATTGAAGAGCTGACGCTGACCATCTGCGGCTGGTTTGTACTATTTGGAATGTCCTATGGCGTTAAAGTCGGGGCCCACATTGGGGTGGACGCCTTTGTGCGCACCCTGTCACCCGGCCCCCGCAAGATAACCGCAGTAATTGCCGCCCTGGTGTGCCTGGTGTATTGCGGCATGTTTCTGGTGGGTAGCTGGGATTATCTGGGTCAGATGTACCAGATAGGCGTGCCCATGGAAGACATAGATTTTCCCCACTGGCTGATTGCCAAAATGGATCCCGATTTTACCTGGGACACACTTCGAATCGACCCGGAAGACCCCGCTGTTCCACTGTGGATTTCCCAGAGCATTCTGCTGCTCGGTTTTTCCATGCTCACCTGGCGCTTTATCGAGCTGTTCATTGCCATACTGCGCAATCAATCCGTGGGATTCAGTTTCCACGATGAAGCCAAAGAAAGCATGCACCTGATTGACGCTGATACCGATAAGAAAGATAACGAGGCCCAGCCATGA
- a CDS encoding TRAP transporter large permease, with protein sequence MTVATLFLSLFLCMLLGMPIAIALGFSSMLTILLFSNDSLASVALKLYASTAEHYTLLAIPFFILSSAFLSTGGVARRIIDFAMDSVGHIRGGLAMASVMACMLFAAVSGSSPATVAAIGSIVIVGMVRAGYPEKFAAGVITTSGTLGILIPPSIVMLVYAAATEVSAARMFMAGLIPGLLMGFLLMLAIYIVARWKNLPSRPFPGVKLLLKSSAKAMGGLALIFIVLGSIYGGVASPTEAAAVACVYAYLIAVYGYRDIGPMKGIAWRNPGENLLKACGRNVWFSLLTLIKTPVDREIRQVVRDGAKVSIMLLFIIANAMLFAHVLTTERIPHVIAETIVGWGLPAWGFLIIVNLLLLAAGNFMEPSAILLIMAPILFPIATQLGIDPIHLGIIMVVNMEIGMLTPPVGLNLFVTAGITGRSIGWVIHSCLPWLLLLLGFLVLITYVPQISLFLPEYLDALQGYK encoded by the coding sequence ATGACAGTCGCCACCCTGTTTTTATCCCTGTTTCTGTGCATGCTGCTGGGCATGCCCATCGCCATTGCGCTGGGCTTCTCGAGCATGTTAACCATTTTGCTCTTTTCCAATGATTCCCTGGCATCGGTAGCGCTGAAACTCTATGCCTCGACCGCCGAACACTACACCCTGTTGGCCATCCCCTTTTTCATTCTGTCCTCCGCCTTTTTGTCCACCGGCGGGGTGGCGCGGCGGATCATCGATTTTGCCATGGACAGTGTCGGCCATATTCGCGGCGGTCTGGCCATGGCCTCTGTCATGGCCTGTATGCTGTTTGCCGCAGTATCCGGCTCTTCCCCCGCGACCGTAGCTGCCATTGGTTCAATCGTTATCGTCGGTATGGTGCGCGCCGGTTACCCTGAAAAATTTGCCGCCGGTGTTATCACCACCTCTGGAACCCTGGGCATTCTCATCCCGCCGTCCATTGTGATGCTGGTCTATGCCGCCGCCACCGAAGTCTCGGCGGCCCGTATGTTTATGGCCGGTTTAATCCCCGGTCTGCTGATGGGCTTTTTGTTGATGCTGGCCATCTACATAGTCGCCCGCTGGAAAAACCTGCCTTCACGGCCCTTTCCCGGAGTGAAGCTATTACTGAAATCCAGTGCCAAGGCCATGGGCGGATTGGCGCTGATTTTCATCGTGTTGGGCTCCATCTATGGCGGTGTCGCCAGCCCCACAGAAGCGGCGGCGGTGGCCTGCGTTTACGCCTACCTAATCGCCGTCTATGGCTACCGTGATATTGGGCCGATGAAAGGCATTGCCTGGCGTAATCCAGGTGAAAACCTGCTCAAAGCCTGTGGCCGAAATGTGTGGTTCAGTCTGCTGACCCTGATCAAAACGCCGGTGGACAGGGAGATCCGCCAGGTGGTGCGTGATGGTGCCAAGGTCAGCATCATGCTGCTGTTTATCATTGCCAACGCCATGCTGTTTGCCCACGTGTTGACCACGGAACGTATCCCTCACGTCATTGCCGAAACCATAGTGGGCTGGGGCTTGCCGGCCTGGGGATTCCTCATCATAGTCAACCTGCTGTTGCTGGCAGCGGGTAACTTTATGGAACCTTCCGCCATTTTGCTCATCATGGCCCCGATTCTGTTCCCCATTGCCACCCAGCTGGGGATAGACCCAATACACCTTGGCATCATCATGGTGGTCAACATGGAAATAGGCATGCTGACACCACCGGTGGGGCTGAACCTGTTCGTGACCGCAGGCATTACCGGACGCAGCATAGGCTGGGTAATCCATTCCTGCCTGCCCTGGTTGTTATTACTGCTGGGCTTCCTGGTGCTTATCACTTACGTGCCGCAAATTTCACTGTTCTTGCCCGAATACCTTGATGCACTGCAAGGTTATAAGTAA
- a CDS encoding sensor histidine kinase gives MLPVTAKIRRKMLLALLIAAGLFLTLRLTAWYHVHQGEKVLAQESRQQLSQLISLLDGLLSRFETIPHVLSTNPTLASALLDQQNDQKRRELNLYLEELQHVTEASDIYLVDALGVAVAASNWKQSISFIGQDYSFRPYFIEAISGRLGSYYAVGTSSDKRGFYFSYPIYDRGTILGAIVVKVDIADIEQQATGIAEAGQYEYLITDPDDIVFLSSRAEWRLSSLTPLTQSKRFALNASKRYANRAINELLIRPPYSRAGKEQTPQRYQIPTDGKRLYYMDTEQEMAKAGWRVHVLSPMKPLHDELPMLLLLAASCYGLLVVGLLLHNERKRSLARMQQARDQLEQRVRERTRDLEAANTKLKDTQDELIQAAKLTVIGSLSASINHELNQPLAAIRSYAQNTQTFLARDMRERAGDNIRIIVELTDRLAEIVGQFKSFNRKSQGTDTATDIGECIRQALTIVQPEIDKQGVELKLALPEQKIEVWGDKVRLQQVLVNLMSNAIVAMAQCPHKRLQLSAIVDEKLRIRIQDNGPGVRESQMQKIFEPYYTTNERQGLGLGLSISQRIIESMQGSIQVSNADTGGAVFDIILPLYRHEGSHAS, from the coding sequence ATGCTGCCTGTGACGGCAAAAATCCGCAGAAAAATGCTATTGGCACTGCTCATTGCAGCCGGCCTGTTCCTGACGTTAAGACTGACAGCCTGGTACCATGTGCACCAGGGTGAAAAAGTGCTGGCTCAGGAGTCACGGCAGCAGCTGTCACAATTGATCAGCCTGCTCGACGGCTTGCTGTCCCGATTCGAAACCATACCCCATGTACTGTCAACCAACCCTACCCTGGCAAGTGCCCTGCTCGACCAACAAAATGACCAGAAGCGCCGTGAGCTGAACCTGTATCTGGAAGAACTGCAACACGTTACCGAAGCGTCGGATATCTACCTGGTTGATGCCCTCGGGGTCGCTGTGGCCGCCAGCAACTGGAAACAAAGCATCTCCTTCATCGGCCAGGATTACTCTTTCAGACCCTACTTTATCGAGGCTATTTCAGGGCGACTTGGCAGCTACTATGCCGTGGGCACCTCAAGCGATAAACGGGGTTTTTATTTTTCCTACCCCATTTACGACCGGGGCACCATATTGGGTGCCATAGTGGTCAAGGTTGATATTGCCGATATAGAGCAGCAGGCTACCGGCATTGCCGAAGCCGGCCAGTATGAATATTTGATAACCGATCCCGACGACATAGTGTTTTTATCCAGCCGGGCCGAATGGCGCTTGAGCTCACTGACACCTCTGACCCAAAGTAAACGTTTTGCCCTCAATGCCAGCAAGCGCTACGCCAATCGCGCCATCAATGAGCTGCTGATCCGCCCGCCATACAGTCGAGCAGGCAAGGAGCAGACACCCCAACGCTACCAGATCCCAACGGATGGAAAGCGTCTCTACTACATGGATACTGAGCAGGAGATGGCCAAGGCTGGTTGGCGAGTGCACGTGTTATCGCCCATGAAGCCACTCCATGATGAATTGCCCATGCTGCTGTTGCTGGCCGCCAGTTGTTATGGCTTGCTGGTGGTGGGGCTGCTGCTGCATAACGAGCGCAAACGCAGCCTGGCCCGCATGCAGCAGGCCAGGGATCAGTTGGAACAAAGGGTGCGGGAACGCACCCGGGATCTGGAAGCCGCCAATACCAAATTAAAAGACACCCAGGATGAGCTTATTCAGGCGGCCAAGCTCACCGTCATCGGCAGCCTGTCAGCCAGCATCAACCATGAGCTCAACCAGCCGCTGGCAGCAATCCGCAGCTATGCGCAAAATACCCAGACCTTCCTGGCCAGAGACATGCGTGAACGGGCTGGCGACAATATCCGCATCATAGTGGAGCTCACCGACAGGCTGGCTGAAATCGTCGGCCAATTTAAAAGCTTTAACCGCAAGAGTCAGGGCACGGACACGGCCACCGACATAGGTGAATGCATACGTCAGGCCCTGACCATAGTGCAGCCGGAAATCGACAAGCAAGGGGTGGAGCTCAAGTTGGCACTGCCGGAACAAAAAATTGAAGTCTGGGGCGATAAGGTACGATTGCAGCAGGTGTTGGTGAACCTGATGAGCAACGCCATAGTGGCCATGGCCCAATGCCCTCACAAGAGACTGCAACTCAGCGCCATCGTCGATGAAAAACTGCGGATCCGCATTCAGGACAACGGTCCCGGGGTGCGTGAAAGCCAGATGCAGAAAATATTTGAACCCTATTACACCACCAATGAACGCCAGGGACTTGGCCTGGGGCTGTCCATCTCCCAAAGGATTATCGAATCCATGCAGGGCAGCATCCAGGTGTCCAATGCCGATACTGGCGGTGCCGTTTTTGACATTATTTTGCCGCTATATCGGCACGAAGGATCCCACGCGTCATGA
- a CDS encoding sigma-54-dependent transcriptional regulator → MSSPQLENIQVLIVDDEHHIGTVLVQLFELEGLSAVHTTDPRTVSAALSRDWPGVIVSDVNMPALDGISLLSKIRAIDADLPVVLLTGFGDIAMAVNALKQGAYDFLEKPFNNEHMLDVVKRALEKRALTLENRNLKRELESHKVPGPRILGHSPGIVHMRHIIDRVLDTPADVLIEGETGTGKELVARYLHDHSNRQGANFVAINCGAIPENLIESELFGAEAGAFTGVDKTRIGKFEYANGGTLFLDEIESTPMSLQVKLLRVLEDRRVERLGSNKSIPLDIRVVAATKVDLKALSDKGEFRQDLLYRLNLVTVPIPPLRERREDIPLLFLHFARLASARYHRELIAPSSAQQALMSSHDWPGNVRELRNLAERYVLLGAEAAFAGNLGTSSQLHSSMSLTQRVEFFEKMLLEEALSHNKGSIKLTMEQLELPRKTLYDKMRKYELDRKHYLNFDSGED, encoded by the coding sequence ATGAGCAGTCCGCAACTTGAAAATATCCAGGTACTTATCGTCGATGATGAGCATCATATAGGCACAGTGTTGGTGCAGTTGTTTGAGCTGGAAGGCTTGAGTGCGGTTCACACCACGGATCCGCGCACCGTGAGCGCCGCCCTGAGCCGCGATTGGCCCGGCGTCATAGTATCGGACGTCAACATGCCGGCCCTTGACGGTATCAGCCTGCTCTCCAAAATTCGCGCCATCGATGCGGATCTGCCTGTGGTGCTGCTCACCGGCTTCGGCGATATCGCCATGGCGGTCAATGCGCTGAAACAAGGCGCCTACGATTTCCTGGAAAAACCCTTCAATAACGAGCATATGCTGGATGTGGTCAAACGGGCGCTGGAGAAACGGGCCCTGACGCTGGAGAACCGAAACCTGAAACGGGAACTGGAATCCCACAAGGTGCCCGGGCCAAGGATCCTCGGCCACAGCCCCGGCATAGTGCACATGCGTCATATCATCGACAGGGTGCTGGATACCCCGGCGGATGTGCTTATCGAGGGCGAAACCGGCACCGGCAAGGAACTGGTGGCCCGCTACCTGCACGATCACAGTAATCGCCAGGGAGCCAACTTTGTCGCCATCAACTGCGGCGCCATTCCGGAAAATCTGATTGAGAGCGAACTGTTCGGCGCCGAGGCCGGGGCCTTTACCGGGGTCGACAAAACCCGTATCGGCAAGTTCGAGTACGCCAATGGCGGCACCCTGTTTCTCGACGAAATCGAAAGCACCCCAATGTCCTTGCAGGTCAAGCTGCTGCGGGTATTGGAGGACAGACGGGTGGAACGCCTGGGGTCAAACAAAAGCATCCCCCTGGACATTCGGGTGGTTGCGGCCACCAAGGTGGATCTCAAAGCCTTGTCCGACAAAGGTGAATTTCGCCAGGATCTGCTCTACCGCCTCAACCTGGTGACTGTGCCCATCCCGCCGCTGCGGGAGCGCCGTGAAGACATTCCGTTGTTGTTCCTGCATTTCGCCCGCCTGGCGTCGGCCCGTTATCACAGGGAACTCATAGCGCCAAGCAGCGCCCAGCAGGCACTGATGAGTTCACACGACTGGCCCGGCAACGTCCGCGAGCTGCGCAATCTGGCCGAACGCTACGTGCTGCTGGGGGCCGAAGCGGCCTTTGCCGGCAATCTGGGAACAAGCAGCCAGCTGCATTCGAGTATGTCATTAACCCAAAGGGTGGAGTTTTTCGAGAAGATGTTGCTGGAAGAGGCCCTCAGTCACAACAAGGGATCCATCAAGTTGACCATGGAGCAGTTGGAGCTGCCCCGTAAAACCCTGTACGACAAGATGCGCAAGTATGAACTCGACCGCAAACACTATCTCAATTTCGACAGCGGCGAAGATTGA
- a CDS encoding MFS transporter, giving the protein MADSQTHSLSGTDGRRLIYGLSLASVAIFINLYLTQGMLPMLAERFDVSAGHSTLVVSVTSFSLALSLLGYALLSDRIGRRRPLIASLWLLALSNLLLFWVPDFDALLWLRLGQGMLLASVPAIAMAYLKDRLPTVMLMTAAAFYIAANSFGGIAGRLLGGVMAQYLDWNQAVLLLTLLTLLLVASAQWLLGIDRGADGRHERQGQGALGGFVLHLGNPYLRGLYLLGGLAFMVMVNQFSFIQLHLMAEPFGWNRFQATLIFLCYLSGTLSSGQSARLMTKLGTVPLLILSIGLMALGSILTLANTELAICLGFLCSACGFFLIHACCNSLVALGAEQHRAKATALYLCSYYLGAALGGPFLMPFWQTWHWQGVVAGSLLLIAANALALWRWQHLAKARQQEASLNLRRCRN; this is encoded by the coding sequence ATGGCCGATTCTCAGACTCACTCTCTCTCCGGAACAGATGGCCGACGTTTGATTTACGGTTTGTCGCTGGCTTCTGTGGCTATCTTCATCAACCTCTATCTGACCCAGGGCATGCTGCCCATGTTGGCCGAACGTTTCGATGTCAGTGCCGGTCACAGTACCCTGGTGGTATCGGTAACCAGCTTTTCGCTGGCGCTTTCTCTGCTGGGCTATGCCTTGTTGTCTGACAGAATTGGCCGCCGCCGTCCGTTAATCGCCAGCCTGTGGCTGCTGGCTCTGTCCAATCTCTTGCTGTTTTGGGTGCCTGACTTTGATGCACTGCTGTGGTTGCGCCTGGGGCAGGGCATGCTGCTGGCCTCGGTACCGGCCATCGCCATGGCCTATCTTAAGGACAGACTACCGACCGTGATGCTGATGACGGCCGCGGCGTTCTACATTGCTGCCAACAGTTTCGGCGGCATAGCCGGTCGTTTGCTGGGGGGCGTGATGGCCCAATATCTGGACTGGAACCAGGCCGTGTTGCTACTGACCTTGTTGACCCTGCTGCTGGTGGCCTCGGCGCAATGGCTGCTCGGCATAGACAGGGGCGCCGACGGACGCCATGAACGCCAGGGGCAGGGGGCTTTGGGGGGATTTGTGCTGCACCTTGGCAATCCGTATCTGCGTGGTCTCTATCTTCTGGGGGGACTGGCTTTTATGGTGATGGTGAACCAGTTCAGCTTTATTCAGCTGCACCTGATGGCCGAACCCTTTGGCTGGAACCGGTTTCAGGCCACCTTGATATTTTTGTGTTATCTGAGCGGTACCCTGAGCTCTGGTCAGTCGGCGAGGTTGATGACCAAGCTGGGCACTGTGCCCCTGCTTATTCTGTCCATTGGCCTGATGGCGCTGGGCAGCATTTTGACCCTTGCCAATACCGAGTTGGCCATTTGCCTGGGATTCCTTTGCAGCGCCTGTGGTTTCTTTCTGATCCATGCCTGCTGTAACAGCCTGGTGGCTCTGGGCGCCGAGCAGCACAGGGCCAAGGCGACGGCGCTTTACCTGTGCAGCTATTATCTCGGTGCGGCCCTGGGCGGCCCCTTTTTAATGCCCTTCTGGCAGACCTGGCATTGGCAGGGCGTGGTGGCGGGATCCTTGCTGTTGATTGCCGCCAATGCCCTGGCTCTGTGGCGCTGGCAGCACCTGGCGAAAGCCCGTCAGCAGGAGGCTTCGCTCAATCTTCGCCGCTGTCGAAATTGA
- a CDS encoding LysR family transcriptional regulator produces MDIKQLNHLLQLSEAGSFTRAAKRLNLAQPALSQSIKRLESELGVTLVNRSQGMADRQLTLTAEGQLLLGHARSIVQQLEQAKQQIRAMANLTRGEVRIAVPGMLGSFYLPSRLMAFRHRYPDLKLSLFEGGTRDALRMLEQEEVDIAVITAQDLKPEFDSCLLVRQQMVVAMGQEHPLVQQSSVSLEDFFEHELVMFKPGYFHREWILGRAKELNKQPNIAFETNLINLIKQVVSQGFAITSVLEMVINERDNIVARPFSPPVYLDLHISWKKDRPVSLADRAFVDFLLESR; encoded by the coding sequence ATGGATATCAAACAGCTGAATCATCTGCTGCAATTGAGTGAAGCCGGCAGCTTCACCCGGGCCGCCAAACGCCTCAATCTGGCACAGCCGGCACTGAGTCAAAGCATCAAGCGCCTGGAATCGGAACTGGGGGTCACCCTGGTCAACCGCAGCCAGGGCATGGCTGACAGGCAGCTGACGCTGACGGCAGAGGGACAATTGCTGCTGGGGCATGCCAGAAGCATAGTGCAGCAGCTGGAGCAGGCAAAACAGCAAATCCGCGCCATGGCCAATCTGACCCGGGGCGAGGTACGCATTGCCGTTCCCGGCATGTTGGGCTCCTTTTACCTGCCTTCGCGCTTAATGGCGTTCCGCCATCGTTATCCGGATCTCAAGCTCAGTCTGTTCGAAGGCGGTACCCGCGATGCGCTGCGAATGTTGGAGCAGGAAGAAGTGGATATTGCGGTGATCACCGCCCAGGATCTGAAGCCGGAATTTGATTCCTGCCTGCTGGTGCGCCAGCAGATGGTGGTGGCCATGGGCCAGGAACATCCGCTTGTTCAGCAAAGCAGCGTCAGTCTGGAGGATTTCTTCGAGCACGAGCTGGTGATGTTCAAGCCCGGCTATTTTCACCGCGAATGGATCCTGGGGCGGGCAAAAGAGCTTAACAAACAACCCAATATTGCCTTTGAGACCAACCTTATCAATCTGATAAAGCAGGTGGTCAGCCAGGGCTTTGCCATCACCAGCGTGTTGGAAATGGTGATCAACGAGCGCGATAACATAGTGGCCCGCCCCTTTTCCCCACCTGTCTATCTGGACCTGCATATCAGCTGGAAAAAAGACCGGCCCGTGAGCCTGGCCGACCGCGCCTTTGTGGATTTTCTGCTGGAGAGCAGATAA
- a CDS encoding S8 family serine peptidase — translation MRKSVIALSITAALLTGCGSDKAPAPKPKPNTAPTSQDVAYSISQSLTLNGQLEGADAEGSVSFSLVDPAEVTLGTLTITNAATGAFTYVTEAESGTEVVRFKVSDGKAESISTLTIKIDGFDPLYAEQWHLKNTGQNAFAKMRGKAGEDMNVAGAVAQGAMGQGITVAVVDDGLEISHPDLRANVVAGGSHNLITGTIDPTPFDDESAHGTAVGGIIAAEGWNGIGGRGVSPKAKLIGFNYLDDDPTGEVKSVQTFENFALSHGASAYSDSARVFNQSYGYSVPFPHGFDEDENDLYQEVTTESADGKGSIFVKSAGNGYNYFRSMGYYWMPIDYFDARKAGIAANNGLPFHNSNMSTDNGNVYNLVVSAINADGVRSSYSSVGANIFVTAPGGEYGEDHPAIVTTDRAGCDKGWAVTEDRPSTPFHGGLHPMNLECDYTSVMNGTSSAAPNTSGSIAAILSANPNLSWRDVRHILASTATQVDAEIAPVTVAVGKSEDAPQYDAIPSWITNAAGYHFHTEYGFGRIDLGAAVKMAKEYKANLGEYQVTEWQGNDELDKAIPDAEVAGVTDAISVEEDLVIEAVQIELTADHLRLPDVAVELISPAGTRSVLMTPYNGMVYQGVMDPTDPTDLVTGYDATPMLSNAFYGESSKGEWTLKVIDVNSGEYSFKIYKVADVEIPNEANGKLKGWSIRFHGHKA, via the coding sequence ATGCGTAAGTCTGTTATTGCCTTAAGTATCACGGCAGCCCTGCTCACCGGCTGTGGCAGTGACAAGGCCCCGGCTCCCAAACCCAAACCCAATACCGCGCCCACCAGCCAGGATGTGGCCTACAGCATAAGCCAATCGCTGACCCTTAATGGTCAACTTGAAGGTGCTGATGCCGAGGGCAGTGTCAGCTTCTCCCTGGTGGATCCGGCCGAAGTGACTTTGGGCACCCTGACCATCACCAATGCCGCGACCGGCGCCTTTACCTATGTGACCGAGGCCGAAAGCGGTACCGAAGTGGTGCGTTTCAAGGTCAGCGACGGCAAGGCAGAATCCATTTCTACCCTGACCATCAAGATTGATGGATTCGATCCCCTGTATGCCGAGCAATGGCACCTGAAAAACACCGGCCAGAATGCCTTTGCCAAAATGCGCGGCAAGGCCGGTGAAGATATGAATGTCGCCGGTGCCGTTGCCCAGGGCGCCATGGGCCAGGGCATCACGGTTGCCGTGGTGGATGACGGTCTGGAGATAAGCCATCCTGATCTGCGTGCCAACGTGGTCGCAGGGGGCTCCCATAATCTGATCACTGGCACTATCGATCCCACTCCCTTTGACGACGAGTCTGCCCACGGTACCGCTGTGGGTGGCATTATTGCAGCAGAAGGTTGGAACGGTATTGGTGGCCGGGGTGTCTCACCCAAGGCCAAGCTTATTGGCTTTAACTATCTGGATGATGACCCAACAGGTGAAGTGAAGAGTGTGCAAACCTTTGAAAACTTTGCCCTGAGCCACGGCGCCAGCGCTTACAGCGACAGCGCCCGGGTATTCAACCAAAGCTATGGTTACTCAGTGCCTTTCCCCCATGGTTTCGATGAAGATGAAAACGATCTCTATCAGGAAGTGACTACCGAGAGTGCCGATGGCAAGGGCAGTATCTTTGTGAAGTCTGCCGGCAACGGATACAACTACTTCCGTTCCATGGGCTATTACTGGATGCCAATTGATTACTTTGATGCCCGTAAGGCAGGCATAGCGGCCAATAATGGCCTGCCATTCCACAACTCCAACATGTCCACCGATAACGGCAACGTCTATAACCTGGTGGTCAGTGCCATCAATGCCGATGGGGTGCGCTCAAGCTACTCTTCGGTAGGAGCCAACATCTTTGTAACCGCACCGGGCGGTGAGTACGGCGAAGATCATCCTGCCATAGTGACCACAGACAGAGCCGGTTGTGACAAGGGCTGGGCAGTGACCGAAGACAGGCCTTCCACACCTTTCCATGGCGGCTTGCATCCAATGAACCTGGAGTGTGATTACACCTCGGTGATGAACGGCACTTCTTCCGCTGCGCCGAACACCTCGGGTTCCATCGCCGCAATATTGAGCGCCAATCCCAACCTGAGCTGGCGTGATGTGCGTCATATCCTGGCTTCCACAGCGACCCAGGTAGACGCAGAGATAGCCCCTGTAACTGTGGCGGTCGGTAAGAGTGAAGACGCGCCTCAGTACGATGCCATTCCAAGCTGGATTACCAATGCTGCCGGCTACCATTTCCACACCGAATATGGTTTTGGTCGGATCGACCTGGGCGCCGCAGTTAAGATGGCCAAGGAGTATAAGGCCAATCTGGGCGAATACCAGGTGACCGAATGGCAAGGCAATGACGAGCTGGATAAGGCCATTCCCGATGCCGAGGTGGCCGGTGTGACCGATGCCATCAGCGTGGAGGAAGACTTGGTTATTGAAGCGGTACAAATTGAACTGACCGCCGACCATCTGCGTCTGCCGGATGTGGCGGTGGAGCTGATTTCTCCCGCCGGCACCCGCAGCGTGCTGATGACGCCCTACAACGGCATGGTCTACCAGGGCGTCATGGATCCTACCGATCCAACAGATCTGGTAACGGGTTACGATGCCACGCCCATGTTGTCCAACGCCTTCTATGGTGAGAGCAGCAAGGGTGAATGGACACTGAAGGTGATAGACGTTAACAGCGGTGAATATAGCTTCAAGATTTACAAAGTAGCTGACGTTGAGATCCCCAACGAAGCCAACGGTAAACTTAAGGGTTGGTCAATCCGTTTCCACGGCCACAAGGCCTGA
- the maiA gene encoding maleylacetoacetate isomerase produces the protein MKLYGYWRSSAAYRVRIALNLKGLSCEQQSVHLVKDGGQQHQDDYVALNAQHLVPTLVLDDGTALTQSLAIMDYLDGLNDDNPLLPKDAVARAQVQAMALSIACDIHPLNNLRVLQYLSKDLALSDEAKNAWYHHWIHTGFAAIEQQLQQHAGRFCFGDKPTLADVCLVPQVYNAERFKVPMDRYPNIVRICANCNALPAFIDALPENQPDAQ, from the coding sequence ATGAAATTATACGGTTACTGGCGCTCCAGCGCGGCCTACAGAGTGCGTATCGCCCTCAACCTCAAGGGACTGAGCTGTGAGCAGCAGTCTGTGCATCTGGTGAAAGACGGTGGTCAGCAGCATCAGGATGACTATGTGGCGCTCAATGCCCAGCATCTGGTACCGACCCTGGTGTTGGACGATGGTACAGCCCTGACTCAATCCCTGGCCATCATGGATTACCTGGATGGTCTAAACGACGACAATCCCTTGCTCCCCAAAGACGCAGTTGCCCGGGCGCAGGTACAGGCCATGGCCTTGTCCATTGCCTGCGACATACATCCACTGAACAACCTGCGGGTGCTGCAATACTTAAGCAAGGATTTGGCCCTGTCCGATGAGGCCAAGAATGCCTGGTATCACCACTGGATCCACACGGGTTTTGCCGCCATTGAACAGCAATTGCAGCAGCACGCTGGTCGGTTTTGCTTCGGCGATAAACCCACCCTGGCCGATGTCTGCCTAGTGCCCCAGGTATACAATGCCGAGCGTTTCAAGGTGCCGATGGACAGGTATCCCAACATAGTCCGCATTTGCGCCAACTGTAATGCCCTGCCGGCATTCATCGATGCGTTGCCGGAGAACCAGCCGGATGCCCAGTAG